The Coffea eugenioides isolate CCC68of chromosome 8, Ceug_1.0, whole genome shotgun sequence genome has a segment encoding these proteins:
- the LOC113780732 gene encoding uncharacterized protein LOC113780732, with protein sequence MANTQTLRELAAPELTHQPLCITFPALAENTAFELKSGLIQLLPSFHGLSGEEPHKHVKEFEVVCSSMKPPGVTEEQIRLRAFPFSLKDAAKDWLYYLPAGSITTWAQLKKKFLEKFFPASRAASLRKEICGIKQYPGESLYEYWERFNKLCTRCPQHQISEQLLIQYFYEGLQSTDRSIIDAASVGALANKTPREAWELIEAMAENSQQFGSRESNPPRRVNEVETSSLQQQLSELTSVVRQLAMRDAPRAKMCGICTSMDHCTDSCPILQEDGAEQVNMVGGVPAPRRQYDPYSNTYNPGWRDHPNLSYGNRQQNAFPNRPPGFHQPWQPKSQPSSSNSGSSLEDLVKNLATTTTNLATTTTQLQQEIRSLAANTAQLQQDTKADKKDQDIRISQLAIAINRLESHVYGKLPSQPEINPRNVSAMTLRSGKELEGPKVESSKSKSEEEIEKEIEEEGRIRKDPKVTFTSPPTIKSNLPLFPCMLEKTKRAEKEKEILDVFRKVQVNIPLLDAIKQVPKYAKFLKDLCVNKRKLRGDERVMVGENVSAVLQRKLPPKCGDPEFSKFAYRGKFKVAANKSYRMKAIHEVIGIKNDLAGKISRRLVVPGRGHALEGGRNRKTDRGPREPEAGDQNSKGDSFLNCSRRLWP encoded by the exons ATGGCCAACACCCAAACATTGAGGGAACTGGCTGCTCCGGAGCTGACTCACCAGCCCTTATGCATCACATTCCCCGCTTTGGCGGAGAATACCGCTTTCGAACTGAAGTCGGGGTTGATTCAACTCTTACCCTCTTTCCATGGTCTCTCTGGCGAAGAACCCCACAAGCACGTAAAGGAGTTCGAGGTGGTCTGCTCTAGTATGAAACCTCCTGGGGTCACTGAAGAGCAAATTAGACTGAGAGCCTTCCCGTTCTCTCTCAAAGATGCAGCTAAAGATTGGCTGTACTACCTACCAGCAGGTAGTATTACCACATGGGCGcagctgaaaaaaaaattcttggaaaaattcttccctgcatCCCGGGCTGCGAGTTTGAGGAAGGAGATCTGCGGCATTAAACAATACCCCGGTGAGTCCTTGTACGAATACTGGGAAAGGTTTaacaagttgtgcactagatgcccgcagcatcaaattagtgagcAACTGTTAATCCAATACTTCTACGAAGGGCTCCAATCAACCGATAGGAGTATCATCGACGCTGCAAGTGTGGGAGCACTGGCAAACAAGACACCAAGGGAAGCGTGGGAGCTCATCGAAGCCATGGCAGAGAACTCCCAGCAATTTGGCTCCCGTGAGAGCAACCCTCCCCGTAGAGTCAACGAGGTAGAGACTTCATCCTTACAGCAGCAACTGTCAGAATTGACGTCAGTTGTTAGGCAATTAGCCATGAGAGACGCACCCCGAGCGAAGATGTGTGGAATATGCACTAGCATGGACCATTGCACAGACTCGTGCCCCATTTTGCAAGAGGACGGGGCGGAACAGGTAAACATGGTCGGAGGCGTGCCTGCGCCCCGCAGGCAGTACGACCCATACTCCAATACGTACAATCCGGGTTGGAGGGACCATCCCAATCTCAGTTATGGGAACAGGCAACAAAATGCATTTCCAaatcgtccaccaggattcCACCAGCCATGGCAACCAAAATCGCAACCTTCGTCCTCCAACTCAGGAAGTTCTCTGGAGGACCTAGTCAAAAACCTGGCCACGACTACTACCAACCTGGCCACGACTACTACCCAGCTTCAACAGGAGATCAGATCCTTAGCCGCGAATACCGCGCAGCTCCAGCAGGACACCAAAGCTGACAAGAAGGACCAAGACATTCGAATAAGCCAACTGGCAATTGCCATCAACCGCTTGGAGTCCCACGTTTATGGGAAACTGCCATCGCAACCCGAGATAAATCCCaggaatgtaagtgccatgacgctgaggagtggcaaggaactGGAAGGGCCTAAAGTGGAAAgttcaaaaagcaaaagtgaagagGAGATAGAGAAGGAAATCGAAGAGGAAGGGCGTATTCGCAAGGATCCTAAGGTAACATTCACTTCTCCGCCCACTATTAAATCTAACTTACCTCTTTTTCCTTGCATGTTGGAAAAGACAAAGAGggcagagaaggaaaaagaaatcctgGATGTGTTCCGcaaagttcaagtaaacatcCCCCTATTGGACGCGATCAAGCAGGTACCCAAGTAcgcaaagttcttgaaagacttgtgcgttaacaaaagaaagctaaggggTGATGAAAGAGTGATGGTGGGAGAGAATGTATCAGCTGTACTTCAGAGGAAACTCCCACCCAAatgcggagatccag aattttctaagtttgctTATAGGGGTAAATTCAAGGTTGCTGCGAACAAGTCCTATAGGATGAAAGCAATTCATGAG GTGATCGGCATTAAAAATGATCTCGcggggaaaatttccagaagacttgtCGTCCcagggcgtggccacgccttggaaggtggacgaaaccgaaagaCGGACCGTGGTCCACGTGAACCCGAAGCGGGGGATCAAAACTCCAAAGGGGATAGCTTTTTGAATTGCTCCAGACGTCTCTGGCCTTGA
- the LOC113780733 gene encoding uncharacterized protein LOC113780733: MPGNNFLSNPPNFTGENYQIWAVKMKSYLDANDLWDVIETDPVPELSKVPTIAEMRAHRDAVKRRSKAMTCIHSAVSDAVFTKIMTCETAKEAWDTLKVAFQDNDRTRQMQVLNLRREFELLRMKDTENIKEYSDKLLDVVNKIRLIGEQLPDSRVIEKVLVSLLERFEAKISSLEDSRDLSQITLPELINALQAQEQRRAIRKEEAVEGAFQVKDKIQNQQGGKEKKQQWNKKSKKEGHAIRKDTSKRYAKITEETNMLK; the protein is encoded by the exons ATGCCAGGAAATAACTTCTTGTCCAATCCTCCAAATTTTACTGGTGAAAACTACCAAATCTGGGCTGTTAAAATGAAGTCCTATTTGGATGCTAATGATCTTTGGGATGTGATAGAGACAGATCCTGTTCCTGAATTATCGAAAGTTCCAACTATTGCAGAAATGAGAGCCCATAGAGATGCAGTCAAAAGGAGATCAAAAGCCATGACGTGTATTCATTCAGCAGTTTCTGATGCAGTATTCACAAAAATTATGACTTGTGAAACTGCAAAGGAAGCTTGGGATACTCTCAAAGTAGCTTTTCAAGACAATGACAGAACAAGACAAATGCAGGTTTTGAACCTTAGGAGAGAGTTTGAGCTCCTCAGGATGAAAGACACAGAAAACATCAAAGAGTACTCTGACAAACTCTTAGATGTTGTGAATAAAATCAGATTGATTGGAGAACAATTACCAGATAGCAGAGTTATAGAGAAAGTCTTGGTGAGCTTACTTGAAAGGTTTGAGGCCAAGATTTCCTCCCTTGAAGATTCAAGGGATTTGTCTCAAATCACTTTGCCAGAACTAATCAATGCATTACAAGCACAAGAGCAGAGAAGAGCTATCCGAAAGGAGGAAGCAGTAGAAGGTGCTTTTCAGgtgaaagacaaaattcaaaatcaacaaggtggcaaagaaaagaaacagcAGTGGAACAAGAAGAGCAAGAAAGAAG GTCATGCAATCAGAAAGGACACGTCGAAAAGGTATGCAAAAATAACAGAAGAGACCAACATGCTCAAGTAG